One Aegilops tauschii subsp. strangulata cultivar AL8/78 chromosome 7, Aet v6.0, whole genome shotgun sequence genomic window carries:
- the LOC141026726 gene encoding disease resistance protein PIK6-NP-like, whose translation MAELASGAVSSLLGVIRNEALLLGRVRHDVQFIREEMESMQSFLTHLSKKAPARGEHDEQIRTWMNQVRLLAQDSNNCIDMYLYRGNPDLHLARGGIQRYVAWLPWFVHKMIAQHRAATQLRTLRERARDIGERRLSLDLDLGRNCTALNTKLP comes from the exons ATGGCGGAGCTCGCATCGGGCGCGGTGAGCTCGCTACTTGGCGTCATCCGCAATGAGGCGCTGCTGCTGGGCCGTGTCCGGCACGACGTGCAGTTCATCCGTGAGGAGATGGAGAGCATGCAGAGCTTCTTGACGCATTTGTCAAAGAAGGCGCCTGCCCGCGGCGAGCACGACGAGCAGATCCGCACGTGGATGAACCAGGTCCGGCTGCTTGCCCAGGACAGCAACAACTGCATCGATATGTACCTGTACCGCGGCAACCCCGACCTTCATCTCGCCAGGGGCGGCATCCAGCGCTACGTCGCGTGGCTGCCCTGGTTCGTGCACAAGATGATCGCGCAGCACCGGGCGGCCACCCAGCTGCGGACACTCAGGGAACGGGCCCGTGACATCGGTGAACGGCGATTGAG TCTAGATCTTGATTTAGGAAGGAATTGCACGGCGCTGAATACGAAACTGCCCTAG